One segment of Paenibacillus rhizovicinus DNA contains the following:
- a CDS encoding squalene/phytoene synthase family protein, whose amino-acid sequence MTMLKQTSRTFYIPISSLESGLKEAVSAAYLCMRAIDEIEDHEELNDELKVQLLLGIHDAFQSTEIIESIQNVLSPYRTALPAVTMRLDEWVALCPSTARTIVNRYIAKMALQMSDWVQSGWNIHTEEDLDRYTYSVAGMVGEMLSELWLWYDGTESDLTKAVAFGRGLQAVNILRNRNEDMKRGVDFFPDGWGFKEMQQYTRRNLEVADSYVADLKDGPALKFCKVPLALAHATVKLISVGGSKLTRDTVLKIVSRVTG is encoded by the coding sequence ATGACGATGTTGAAACAAACGAGCCGCACTTTTTATATTCCGATAAGCAGTTTGGAATCAGGGTTGAAGGAAGCCGTATCGGCTGCCTATCTGTGCATGCGGGCCATCGATGAAATAGAGGATCACGAAGAACTCAACGACGAGTTAAAAGTGCAGCTATTGCTCGGCATTCACGATGCCTTCCAAAGCACGGAAATCATTGAAAGCATACAAAACGTATTATCCCCCTACCGGACGGCATTACCGGCAGTTACGATGCGTCTTGACGAGTGGGTGGCGCTTTGTCCTTCCACCGCGCGGACGATCGTGAATCGGTACATCGCGAAGATGGCTTTGCAAATGTCCGACTGGGTACAGAGCGGCTGGAATATCCACACGGAAGAGGATCTGGATCGTTATACGTATAGCGTGGCCGGTATGGTCGGCGAGATGCTCTCCGAACTTTGGCTTTGGTACGACGGCACGGAATCCGACTTAACGAAAGCCGTTGCTTTCGGAAGAGGCTTGCAGGCCGTTAATATTCTTCGCAATCGCAACGAGGATATGAAACGCGGCGTGGACTTCTTCCCTGATGGCTGGGGCTTTAAGGAGATGCAGCAGTATACCCGCCGTAATTTGGAAGTGGCCGACTCTTATGTCGCAGACCTGAAGGACGGTCCGGCGTTGAAGTTCTGCAAGGTGCCGCTAGCGCTGGCTCATGCCACGGTTAAACTCATTTCCGTCGGCGGCAGCAAACTGACACGGGATACGGTTCTCAAAATCGTGAGTCGCGTGACCGGTTAA